One window of Nymphaea colorata isolate Beijing-Zhang1983 chromosome 11, ASM883128v2, whole genome shotgun sequence genomic DNA carries:
- the LOC116263815 gene encoding urease accessory protein G, with product MASEDPHHNHNHAHVHHHHDHHHHDHHHHEEGHVDSSSWVGPDGRIYHSHDGLAPHSHEPIYSPGYFSRRARPLENRNFSERAFTVGIGGPVGTGKTALMLALCQFLRDKYSLAAVTNDIFTKEDGEFLVKHGALPEERIRAVETGGCPHAAIREDISINLGPLEELSNLFKADILLCESGGDNLAANFSRELADYIIYIIDVSGGDKIPRKGGPGITQADLLVINKTDLAPAVGADLAVMERDALRMRDGGPFVFSQVKHGVGVAEIVDHVLQAWQTATGQKCR from the exons ATGGCGTCTGAAGATCCACATCACAATCATAACCATGCCCATGTCCATCATCATCACGACCATCATCATCACGACCACCATCATCA TGAGGAAGGACATGTTGACTCATCATCTTGGGTTGGCCCTGATGGAAGGATATACCATTCCCATGATGGCTTAGCGCCACACTCCCATGAGCCCATCTACTCCCCTGGGTACTTCTCAAGAAGGGCACGGCCCCTTGAGAATAGGAACTTCAGCGAACGTGCTTTCACTGTCGGCATCGGCGGTCCTGTTGGTACAGG GAAAACAGCTCTAATGTTGGCACTTTGCCAATTTTTGCGTGATAAGTACAGCCTAGCTGCG GTCACAAATGACATATTCACAAAAGAGGATGGAGAATTCTTGGTGAAGCATGGGGCACTTCCTGAGGAAAGGATTCGAGCTGTGGAAACTGGCGGCTGTCCACATGCAGCAATTAGAGAGGATATTAGTATAAACCTAGGTCCTCTCGAGGAGCTGTCCAACTTGTTTAAGGCTGACATTCTTCTTTGTGAATCTGGAGGAG ATAATTTAGCTGCCAACTTTAGCCGTGAGCTAGCTGACTATATCATCTACATTATTGACGTTTCTGGAGGTGATAAGATTCCTAGAAAAGGTGGTCCAGGAATCACGCAGGCAGATCTTCTA GTTATAAACAAAACAGACCTTGCTCCAGCAGTTGGAGCTGACCTAGCAGTTATGGAGCGTGATGCACTTCGAATGCGTGATGGAGGgccttttgttttctctcag GTGAAGCATGGAGTTGGTGTGGCCGAAATTGTGGATCATGTGCTGCAAGCTTGGCAAACGGCTACTGGCCAGAAATGCCGGTGA
- the LOC116264160 gene encoding GDSL esterase/lipase At4g10955: protein MAKSGEVEVAEEAHPYAFHVSGPRNLSSPNWRDLIYSSWKSPNYRRTVIACFIQAVYLLELDRQDKRNDENALAPKWWKPFKYKLTRTLIDDRDGSIFGAILEWDRAAALSDFILMRPSGAPRAVVVLRGTLLKSPTIRRDLEDDLRFLTWESLKGSVRFNKALEALKSTAEKFGSANICIAGHSLGAGLALQVGKALAKQGLYVETHLFNPPSVSIAMGLRSIGESAEYLWKRIRGAMDMVRAILPANCEVQPLDEEDNGNKSDGGKVCKELKKWVPYLYVNNSDYICCYYTNPAGTVEGQNDVAGSPAKPQVEDQGQLAAKLFVMSKGPQKFMEAHGLEQWWSHDLELREAQHSKLISRQLKSLYTVQPQPQGKTQ from the exons ATGGCGAAGAGTGGTGAGGTGGAGGTCGCAGAAGAAGCACACCCTTACGCTTTCCACGTCTCTGGGCCTCGAAATCTTTCCTCTCCTAACTGGAGGGACCTCATCTATTCTAGTTG GAAAAGTCCAAATTACAGAAGAACGGTTATAGCTTGCTTTATTCAAGCAGTGTATCTTCTTGAGCTCGACAGACAAGATAAAAGAAATGACGAAAATGCGCTTGCTCCGAAATGGTGGAAGCCATTTAAGTACAAACTAACTCGGACTTTAATAGATGACAGAGATGGATCCATATTTGGGGCAATCCTAGAATGGGATCGAGCAGCTGCACTATCAGACTTCATCCTCATGAGGCCAAGTGGTGCTCCACGGGCAGTTGTAGTACTCAGGGGAACATTACTTAAAAGCCCAACCATCAGAAGAGATTTGGAGGATGATCTGCGTTTCCTTACTTGGGAAAGCTTGAAGGGTTCTGTCAGATTTAACAAAGCATTGGAAGCACTAAAGTCAACTGCAGAAAAGTTTGGTAGCGCCAATATTTGCATTGCAGGTCACTCTCTTGGAGCAGGATTAGCCCTGCAGGTAGGCAAAGCACTGGCCAAACAGGGACTGTATGTAGAGACTCACTTGTTCAATCCCCCCTCTGTTTCAATTGCCATGGGACTAAGAAGCATCGGCGAGAGCGCAGAGTACTTGTGGAAGAGGATCAGAGGTGCAATGGACATGGTTCGCGCAATTCTGCCTGCAAATTGTGAGGTTCAGCCCCTTGATGAAGAAGATAATGGCAACAAGAGCGATGGCGGTAAAGTCTGTAAGGAACTAAAGAAATGGGTTCCTTACCTATATGTGAACAACAGCGACTATATCTGCTGCTACTACACCAATCCAGCAGGCACAGTAGAAGGGCAAAATGACGTCGCCGGTAGTCCGGCGAAGCCACAGGTTGAGGACCAAGGACAATTGGCAGCAAAGCTTTTTGTGATGTCGAAGGGCCCGCAGAAGTTTATGGAGGCTCATGGATTGGAACAATGGTGGTCTCATGACTTGGAACTACGAGAGGCACAGCACAGCAAGCTCATCAGCAGACAGTTAAAATCTCTATACACTGTTCAACCACAGCCTCAAGGCAAAACTCAATGA
- the LOC116264161 gene encoding uncharacterized protein LOC116264161 produces MAPGTHHHRNEPVRHRTIEVRVISAQDLEDVKHLSRMRTYAVVYVEAGRTARTHVDETGGTNPVWNETVSVTFDARLPETDVLTALNVDVYAHGHIHDKLVGSARVLLCDVLKEEGGEKGKLEADPIQCVTLQLRRPSGRAQGLINLWIPPTGKFFVPRDSFSFCEPETPVTAPSESGEAAEESAKSGGVGGEAGELRVVDGECDAGTVVSTSG; encoded by the coding sequence ATGGCTCCAGGAACTCATCACCATCGAAACGAGCCGGTTCGTCACCGGACCATCGAGGTCCGAGTCATCTCTGCGCAGGACCTCGAGGACGTGAAGCACCTGTCCAGGATGCGTACCTACGCCGTCGTCTACGTCGAGGCCGGCCGCACAGCCAGAACCCACGTCGACGAGACTGGTGGGACTAATCCCGTCTGGAACGAAACTGTTTCCGTCACGTTCGACGCCCGGCTGCCGGAGACCGACGTCCTTACCGCGCTCAACGTCGACGTCTACGCGCATGGGCACATCCACGACAAGCTCGTCGGGAGCGCGCGAGTGCTCCTCTGCGACGTGCTGAAGGAGGAAGGCGGCGAGAAGGGGAAGCTCGAGGCCGACCCGATTCAGTGCGTGACGCTCCAGCTGAGGCGGCCGTCCGGCAGGGCGCAGGGGCTCATCAACCTGTGGATTCCTCCCACGGGGAAGTTCTTCGTACCGCGCGACTCGTTCTCTTTCTGCGAGCCCGAGACTCCGGTGACTGCTCCGTCCGAGTCCggggaggcagcggaggaatCGGCCAAGTCAGGCGGTGTTGGCGGCGAAGCAGGTGAGCTCCGTGTAGTGGACGGAGAGTGCGATGCGGGAACAGTAGTTAGCACGAGTGGGTGA
- the LOC116264159 gene encoding F-box/LRR-repeat protein At3g26922-like: protein MMELCPQNSATATANAGGGLEDHLSDLPQHLLLSILSLLPTREAVATSSLSRRWRNAWSSLPSLDLGTELVKAGASSAPKAWAEVVLRLLSFRDAPVLRCRISNALEKCRHDVDRAIGILVDRGVRDLGVGSLRVGAYRLPSSLFRCDSIRVLELRGCLLGLPPQGFDGFPRLETLRLVEATFDGGTFDRLVRGSSVLENLVVDGCFGFKKLVVSSPTLRSFDVACNTWEILEIEHAPRLSQSSVSLSFLNPKHTSDLRPLLQGLVRVGRLSLQDDFVWVCFQEGVSWKHFPATFSNLKKLAIDANLRKGDDVGVVSWFLENSPNLAELSIMDHPLVSAKRTLDVNHWRTKAPFHCLIHHLAKVEIHFAAEHECIMEFMTFLIENGRALRQITAISLVRQEKTFKLKQSLLDMQKRFPWVRLLFKNFRKV from the exons ATGATGGAGCTCTGTCCACAAAAttccgccaccgccaccgccaaCGCCGGCGGCGGGCTGGAGGATCATCTCTCCGACTTGCCACAACACCTCCTCCTTTCCATCCTTTCCCTCCTGCCCACCAGAGAAGCCGTCGCAACGTCGTCTCTCTCCCGCCGCTGGCGCAACGCTTGGTCCTCTCTCCCGTCGCTTGACTTGGGGACTGAATTGGTGAAGGCCGGTGCTTCCTCCGCACCCAAAGCGTGGGCGGAAGTCGTTCTTCGACTCCTTTCCTTCCGCGACGCGCCGGTTCTCCGGTGCCGCATCTCGAACGCCCTCGAGAAATGCCGCCACGACGTCGACCGGGCTATCGGGATACTCGTGGATCGTGGGGTGAGGGATTTGGGGGTCGGTTCTCTGCGTGTTGGTGCTTACAGGCTTCCCTCTTCCTTGTTCCGGTGCGATTCGATTCGAGTTCTGGAGTTGCGGGGCTGCCTACTTGGTCTGCCTCCTCAGGGGTTCGACGGATTCCCGCGACTGGAAACGCTGAGGCTCGTCGAGGCAACTTTCGACGGCGGCACTTTCGATCGCCTGGTCCGCGGGAGCTCCGTGCTTGAGAATTTGGTGGTGGATGGGTGCTTCGGATTTAAGAAGCTCGTCGTTAGCTCTCCGACTCTCCGGTCGTTCGATGTCGCTTGTAATACGTGGGAAATTCTCGAGATTGAGCATGCTCCGCGGCTCTCACAATCGTCCGTGTCTTTGAGTTTCCTGAATCCGAAGCATACTTCTGACCTTAGGCCGCTTCTCCAGGGCTTGGTTCGTGTTGGACGTCTCTCGCTGCAAGACGACTTCGTCTGG GTTTGTTTTCAGGAAGGCGTCTCTTGGAAACACTTCCCTGCAACCTTCTCTAATCTGAAGAAGCTGGCCATAGATGCAAATTTGAGGAAGGGGGACGACGTTGGTGTTGTTTCCTGGTTCCTTGAGAACTCCCCCAATTTAGCCGAGCTATCTATTATG GATCATCCACTCGTTTCTGCTAAAAGAACACTAGATGTCAACCACTGGAGGACGAAGGCACCCTTTCATTGCCTGATCCATCACCTAGCGAAGGTAGAAATACATTTTGCTGCAGAACATGAATGTATTATGGAGTTCATGACATTTTTGATCGAGAACGGTCGAGCACTCAGACAGATTACTGCTATTTCACTTGTGCGGCAAGAGAAAACCTTCAAACTTAAGCAGTCATTGTTGGACATGCAAAAACGTTTCCCATGGGTGAGACTGTTGTTCAAGAATTTTCGAAAGGTTTAG
- the LOC116263872 gene encoding cytochrome P450 72A397-like isoform X2, whose product MATRTSSCLATRRMQLLCKSKHWLSPCPSLMTSLLESFPSLKRLLTSMSLLPLFASSCSELVQRWEKSIGPQGSCELDVWVELQNLTADVISRAAFGSSYEEGKHIFQMQKKLEEMAAELLNVLSIPVLRFVKMKKNRRREELKEKMTSLLSKIIEKREQEMKLGTANNDDLLGILLESNKNHREYGSRGMTRDEIIEECKVFYSAGHESTSELLTWTMVLLSMNPSWQMHARDEVLKVCGRHAPSFDNLAQLKIMTMIIYEVLRLYPPAVMLGRETYSTVKLGDITLPAGVGLVVPILLIHHDHTLWGDDADKFKPERFSEGVANATKNRLMFLPFSWGPRICIGQTFALNEAKMALAMILQSFTFELSPSYTHAPHTILTLQPQYGAQIILHKL is encoded by the exons ATGGCTACCCGTACAAGCTCTTGTTTGGCAACACGAAGGATGCAGCTGCTATGCAAAAGCAAGCATTGGCTAAGCCCATGTCCTTCTCTCATGACATCGCTCCTCGAGTCCTTCCCTTCCTTAAAGAGGCTGTTGACAAGTATG AGTTTGCTGCCATTGTTTGCAAGTAGCTGTAGTGAACTGGTTCAGAGGTGGGAAAAATCAATTGGTCCCCAAGGATCATGTGAATTGGATGTGTGGGTAGAGCTCCAGAATCTTACAGCAGATGTCATTTCTAGAGCAGCATTTGGCAGCAGCTATGAAGAAGGAAAGCATATATTTCAAATGCAGAAGAAGCTGGAAGAGATGGCAGCGGAACTTTTGAATGTGCTTAGCATTCCAGTATTAAG GtttgtgaagatgaagaagaatcGCAGGAGGGAGGAGCTGAAAGAAAAGATGACATCCCTGCTCagtaaaataattgaaaaaagagAGCAGGAAATGAAGTTGGGGACAGCCAACAATGATGATTTGCTGGGCATTTTGTTGGAGTCGAACAAGAACCACAGAGAGTATGGGAGCAGGGGGATGACAAGAGATGAAATCATAGAGGAATGCAAAGTTTTCTACTCTGCTGGCCATGAATCAACTTCAGAGTTGCTCACATGGACCATGGTTCTGCTTTCCATGAACCCGAGCTGGCAGATGCATGCACGGGATGAGGTTCTTAAAGTTTGTGGAAGGCATGCTCCTTCTTTTGATAACTTAGCACAACTAAAGATT ATGACCATGATCATATATGAAGTTCTAAGGCTATATCCACCTGCAGTCATGTTGGGCAGAGAGACTTACAGCACTGTCAAGTTGGGAGACATTACTCTCCCAGCAGGTGTTGGCTTGGTGGTGCCAATCCTCCTGATTCATCATGATCACACCCTTTGGGGTGATGATGCCGACAAATTCAAACCAGAGAGGTTCTCAGAAGGAGTTGCAAACGCCACCAAGAATCGTCTTATGTTCCTTCCATTTAGTTGGGGTCCTCGAATCTGCATTGGCCAAACATTTGCACTAAATGAGGCTAAGATGGCTCTCGCCATGATTCTGCAGAGTTTCACGTTTGAACTGTCACCATCCTACACTCATGCTCCACACACAATCCTCACACTACAGCCTCAGTATGGAGCTCAAATCATCTTGCATAAGCTCTGA
- the LOC116263872 gene encoding cytochrome P450 72A397-like isoform X1, which yields MLNTMGKICLTWSGKTPQLILVEPEMVKEVLSNKSGNFPIPDVQGLLKVLGLGTGLPGLKGEEWANRRRLINPAFHMEKLKSLLPLFASSCSELVQRWEKSIGPQGSCELDVWVELQNLTADVISRAAFGSSYEEGKHIFQMQKKLEEMAAELLNVLSIPVLRFVKMKKNRRREELKEKMTSLLSKIIEKREQEMKLGTANNDDLLGILLESNKNHREYGSRGMTRDEIIEECKVFYSAGHESTSELLTWTMVLLSMNPSWQMHARDEVLKVCGRHAPSFDNLAQLKIMTMIIYEVLRLYPPAVMLGRETYSTVKLGDITLPAGVGLVVPILLIHHDHTLWGDDADKFKPERFSEGVANATKNRLMFLPFSWGPRICIGQTFALNEAKMALAMILQSFTFELSPSYTHAPHTILTLQPQYGAQIILHKL from the exons atgttGAATACTATGGGTAAAATATGTCTCACCTGGTCGGGAAAGACGCCGCAGCTGATCCTTGTGGAACCGGAGATGGTAAAAGAAGTCCTTTCCAACAAATCTGGCAATTTCCCGATACCAGATGTGCAAGGTTTGTTGAAAGTCCTGGGGCTGGGAACAGGTCTTCCTGGCTTGAAAGGTGAAGAATGGGCAAACAGGAGAAGGCTCATCAATCCTGCTTTCCATATGGAAAAGTTGAAG AGTTTGCTGCCATTGTTTGCAAGTAGCTGTAGTGAACTGGTTCAGAGGTGGGAAAAATCAATTGGTCCCCAAGGATCATGTGAATTGGATGTGTGGGTAGAGCTCCAGAATCTTACAGCAGATGTCATTTCTAGAGCAGCATTTGGCAGCAGCTATGAAGAAGGAAAGCATATATTTCAAATGCAGAAGAAGCTGGAAGAGATGGCAGCGGAACTTTTGAATGTGCTTAGCATTCCAGTATTAAG GtttgtgaagatgaagaagaatcGCAGGAGGGAGGAGCTGAAAGAAAAGATGACATCCCTGCTCagtaaaataattgaaaaaagagAGCAGGAAATGAAGTTGGGGACAGCCAACAATGATGATTTGCTGGGCATTTTGTTGGAGTCGAACAAGAACCACAGAGAGTATGGGAGCAGGGGGATGACAAGAGATGAAATCATAGAGGAATGCAAAGTTTTCTACTCTGCTGGCCATGAATCAACTTCAGAGTTGCTCACATGGACCATGGTTCTGCTTTCCATGAACCCGAGCTGGCAGATGCATGCACGGGATGAGGTTCTTAAAGTTTGTGGAAGGCATGCTCCTTCTTTTGATAACTTAGCACAACTAAAGATT ATGACCATGATCATATATGAAGTTCTAAGGCTATATCCACCTGCAGTCATGTTGGGCAGAGAGACTTACAGCACTGTCAAGTTGGGAGACATTACTCTCCCAGCAGGTGTTGGCTTGGTGGTGCCAATCCTCCTGATTCATCATGATCACACCCTTTGGGGTGATGATGCCGACAAATTCAAACCAGAGAGGTTCTCAGAAGGAGTTGCAAACGCCACCAAGAATCGTCTTATGTTCCTTCCATTTAGTTGGGGTCCTCGAATCTGCATTGGCCAAACATTTGCACTAAATGAGGCTAAGATGGCTCTCGCCATGATTCTGCAGAGTTTCACGTTTGAACTGTCACCATCCTACACTCATGCTCCACACACAATCCTCACACTACAGCCTCAGTATGGAGCTCAAATCATCTTGCATAAGCTCTGA
- the LOC116264678 gene encoding cytochrome P450 72A397-like, with product MAAAVFLLLASIALFLSWVVVKTAYSLWWKPRQYAETFKRQGIHGYPYKFFIGNSREAAIMQEKALAKPMAFSHELPTRIWPFFKEAVDKYGRISLSWFGKTPQLILMDAEMVKEVLSNKFGHFSKPPQLAQGKMLVSGLASLEGEQWAVQRRRLNPVFHLEKLKGMLPSFSTCCNELVQRWEKSIGSQGLCELDVWKEFQNLTGDVISRTAFGSNYEEGRQIFQMQKEQTVLVIRALRKNYIPGLRFLPTKENKRQKELNRKIISLLKNIIEKREKEMQLGIAKNDDLLGILLESNKNHLDHGDKGMTREEVLEEFQLFYLAGQETTSVLLTWTMVMLSMYPSWQTRAREEVLQVCGKNVPSFDSLSHLKTVTMVLNEVLRLYPPANAMVRQTYKTVKLGDLTLPEGVRLILPLLLIHHDHKLWGDDAEEFKPERFSEGIANASKNQWAFFPFSWGPRICIGQTFALIEAKMALAMILQRFSFELSPNYAHAPHQFITLQPQYGAQIVLHFV from the exons ATGGCAGCTGCCGTGTTCCTTCTCCTTGCTTCTATAGCTCTCTTCCTCTCGTGGGTGGTGGTGAAGACAGCATACTCGTTGTGGTGGAAGCCCAGGCAGTACGCAGAGACCTTCAAGAGGCAAGGAATCCATGGCTACCCTTACAAGTTCTTCATTGGCAACTCGAGGGAAGCGGCGATCATGCAAGAGAAAGCATTGGCCAAGCCCATGGCCTTCTCTCATGAGTTACCCACACGAATCTGGCCCTTCTTTAAGGAAGCTGTTGATAAATACG GTAGaatttctctctcttggttTGGGAAGACACCGCAGCTAATCCTCATGGATGCGGAGATGGTAAAAGAAGTCCTCTCCAACAAGTTTGGGCACTTCTCCAAGCCCCCTCAGTTGGCCCAGGGGAAGATGCTGGTCAGTGGCCTCGCCAGCTTGGAAGGTGAACAATGGGCAGTCCAGAGAAGGCGCCTCAATCCAGTTTTCCATTTGGAAAAGCTGAAG GGGATGCTGCCATCATTCTCCACTTGTTGCAATGAGCTGGTTCAAAGGTGGGAAAAATCAATTGGTTCCCAAGGATTGTGTGAGTTAGATGTATGGAAGGAGTTTCAAAACCTTACTGGAGATGTCATCTCTAGGACTGCCTTTGGCAGTAACTATGAAGAAGGCAGGCAGATATTCCAAATGCAGAAGGAACAGACGGTGCTAGTGATTAGAGCCTTGAGAAAAAATTATATCCCTGGATTAAG GTTTTTGCCCACAAAGGAGAACAAGAGGCAGAAGGAGCTGAACAGAAAGATTATATCACTGCTTAAGAACATAatagagaagagggagaaggaaaTGCAGTTGGGCATTGCCAAAAATGATGATCTGTTGGGTATATTATTGGAATCAAACAAGAACCACCTTGACCATGGAGACAAGGGAATGACAAGAGAGGAAGTCCTGGAGGAGTTCCAACTTTTTTACCTTGCTGGGCAGGAGACAACTTCAGTGTTGCTAACATGGACCATGGTTATGCTCTCTATGTACCCAAGCTGGCAGACGCGTGCAAGGGAAGAGGTTCTTCAAGTGTGCGGAAAGAACGTTCCTTCATTTGACAGCTTAAGCCACCTGAAGACT GTCACTATGGTTCTAAATGAAGTTTTAAGATTATATCCGCCTGCAAATGCTATGGTTAGACAAACTTACAAAACTGTAAAATTGGGAGATCTCACCCTCCCAGAAGGAGTTCGCCTAATTTTGCCACTGCTCCTGATCCACCACGATCACAAGCTTTGGGGTGACGATGCTGAGGAATTCAAACCAGAGAGATTCTCAGAAGGAATTGCAAATGCATCTAAGAATCAGTGGGCATTCTTTCCGTTTAGTTGGGGTCCTCGGATCTGCATTGGCCAGACATTTGCACTAATTGAGGCTAAGATGGCACTTGCCATGATTCTGCAACGCTTCTCCTTCGAACTGTCACCAAACTATGCTCATGCTCCGCATCAGTTCATAACCCTTCAACCTCAGTATGGAGCTCAAATCGTCCTGCATTTTGTCTGA
- the LOC116264680 gene encoding cytochrome P450 72A397-like, translating to MAAALVLLASLAVFLSWVGVKTVYSLWWKPRQYAETFKRQGILGYPYKLFIGNSRDAAILQEKALAKPMAFSHELVSRINPFFKESVDKYGRISLSWFGKTPQLILIDAEMVKEVLSNKFGHFSKPPQLAQGKMLARGLASLEGTQWAVQRRRLNPVFHLEKLKEMLPAFSTCCSELVQRWEKSLSLQGSCELDVWKEFNNLTGDVISRTAFGSNYKEGRQIFQMQKEQAELVIRALRKIYIPGLRFLPTKDNKRQKELNRKIISLLNNIIEKREKEMQLGIAKNDDLLGILLESNKNHHGHGDKGMTREEVIEECKLFYFAGQETTAVLLTWTMVLLSMYPSWQMHAREEVLQVCGKNVPSFDSLSHLKTVTMILNEVLRLYPPINVVVRRTYKTVKVGNLTLPEGVRLVMPLLLIHHDRELWGDDAEEFKPERFSEGIASASKNQLAFFPFSWGPRICIGQTFALIEAKMALAMIIQRFSFELSPVYAHAPHQIVTLQPQYGAQIILHPT from the exons ATGGCAGCTGCCCTGGTCCTTCTTGCTTCTCTAGCTGTCTTCCTCTCGTGGGTGGGGGTAAAGACAGTATACTCTCTGTGGTGGAAGCCCAGGCAGTACGCAGAGACCTTCAAGAGGCAAGGAATCCTCGGCTACCCCTACAAACTCTTCATCGGCAACTCAAGGGATGCAGCGATCTTGCAAGAGAAAGCATTGGCTAAGCCCATGGCCTTCTCTCATGAGTTAGTTTCACGAATTAATCCCTTCTTTAAGGAATCTGTTGATAAATACG GTAGaatttctctctcttggttTGGGAAGACACCGCAGCTAATCCTTATAGATGCGGAGATGGTAAAAGAAGTCCTTTCCAACAAATTTGGGCACTTCTCGAAGCCTCCTCAGCTTGCCCAAGGGAAGATGCTAGCAAGGGGCCTCGCCAGCTTGGAAGGTACACAATGGGCAGTCCAGCGAAGGCGCCTCAATCCTGTCTTTCATCTGGAAAAACTCAAG GAAATGCTGCCAGCATTCTCCACTTGCTGTAGTGAGCTGGTTCAAAGGTGGGAAAAATCACTTAGCCTCCAAGGATCGTGTGAGTTAGATGTATGGAAGGAGTTCAATAACCTTACTGGAGACGTAATTTCTAGGACTGCCTTTGGAAGTAACTATAAAGAAGGCAGACAGATATTCCAAATGCAGAAGGAACAGGCGGAGCTAGTGATTCGAGCCTTAAGGAAAATTTATATCCCTGGATTAAG GTTTTTGCCAACAAAGGACAACAAGAGGCAGAAGGAGCTTAACAGAAAGATTATATCCCTGCTTAATAACATaattgagaagagagagaaggaaatgcAGTTGGGCATTGCCAAAAATGACGATCTGTTGGGCATATTGTTGGAATCAAACAAGAACCACCATGGGCATGGGGACAAGGGAATGACGAGGGAGGAAGTCATAGAGGAGTGCAAGCTTTTCTACTTTGCTGGTCAGGAGACAACTGCAGTGTTGCTAACATGGACCATGGTTCTGCTCTCCATGTACCCAAGCTGGCAGATGCATGCGAGGGAAGAAGTTCTTCAAGTTTGTGGAAAGAACGTCCCCTCTTTTGACAGCTTAAGCCACCTGAAGACT GTCACTATGATTCTAAATGAAGTGTTAAGACTATATCCACCTATAAATGTTGTGGTTAGACGAACCTACAAAACAGTAAAAGTGGGAAATCTCACCCTCCCAGAGGGAGTTCGATTGGTTATGCCACTGCTATTGATCCACCATGATCGCGAGCTTTGGGGTGACGATGCTGAAGAATTCAAACCAGAGAGGTTCTCAGAAGGAATTGCAAGTGCATCCAAGAATCAATTGGCATTCTTTCCATTTAGCTGGGGTCCTCGGATCTGCATTGGCCAGACATTTGCACTAATTGAGGCCAAGATGGCACTTGCAATGATTATCCAGCGCTTCTCCTTCGAGCTCTCCCCAGTCTATGCTCATGCTCCACACCAGATTGTGACCCTTCAACCTCAGTATGGAGCTCAAATCATCCTGCATCCTACCTGA